From Polyangia bacterium:
CCAGTCGTCGATGGCGGCCAGCGGTGATTCGCCGGTTCCGGTCGGCGCGTACCGTTCGACGTCGGGCAAGCGCACCGGCAGCTGTGATTCCGGCACCGCCACCGCGCCGTGAATCGGGCAATGCACAAGAGGGATCGGCTCGCCCCAGTAACGCTGGCGCGAGAAGACCCAGTCGCGCAGGCGGTAGCTGACCGTGCCCTTGCCGACGCCGCGCGCTTCGAGATCGGCGGTGATTTTCTTTTTCGCCTCCGCGGTGGTGAGGGCATCGAGCGGTCCAGAGTTGACGGCGATCCCGTCGCCGACGAACGCCTGTTCCAGATCGGGCGTCGTTCCATCGACGGGCCGCACCACCTGCACCATCGCCAGGCCGAACTTGCTGGCGAAGGCAAAGTCGCGCTCGTCGTGCGCCGGCACGGCCATGATGGCGCCGGTGCCGTAGCTGGCCAAGACATAGTCGGCGATCCAGATCGGGATCGACTGGCCGTTCACCGGATTGGTGGCGGTGGCGCCGGTGAAGACGCCGGTCTTGTCCTTGCCGAGGTCGGTGCGCTCGAGATCGCTTTTGTACCGCGCCTCGGTTTGATAGCGGGCGACGGCTTCCTTCTGGGCCGCCGTGGTCAGCTCGCCCACCAGCGGGTGCTCGGGTGCCAGCACCATGTACGTGGCGCCGTACAGTGTATCGGGGCGGGTGGTGAACACGCGCAGCTCGCGGCCGGCCACCGGCGTAGCGGTGTGGAACACCACCTCGGCGCCTTCGCTGCGACCGATCCAGTTGCGCTGCATGGCCAGCGTCGATTCGGGCCAGTCGACTTCGGCCAGATCCTTCAGCAAACGATCGGCATAGCGGGTGATGCGCAACATCCACTGCCGCATGTCCTTGCGCTCGACCACCGATCCGCAGCGTTCGCAGCGGCCCTGGCTGACCTCTTCGTTGGCCAGGCCCGTCTTGCAGGACGGACACCAGTTGATCGGGATGACTCCTTCGAAGGCGAGATCACGCTTGAAGAGCTGCAGGAAGATCCACTGCGTCCAACGCACGTACCCCGGGTCGGTGGTGTTGACCTCGCGATCCCAGTCGTAGGCGAAGCCGACAGCGTCGATCTGACGGCGAAAGTTGGCGATCGACTGCTCGGTGGTGATGCGCGGGTGGATGCCATGCTTGATGGCGTAGTTTTCCGCCGGCAACCCGAAGGCGTCCCAGCCCATCGGGTGCAGGACGTTCCAGCCCTGCATGCGCTTCCAGCGCGTGATGATGTCGGTGGCGGTGTAGCCCTCGCAATGGCCGACGTGCAGGCCGGCGCCCGACGGATAGGGGAACATGTCCAGCGCATAGAACTTGGGGCGCGTCGGATCGTTCGGCGTCTTGTGCAGACCGGCGTCCTTCCAGCGCGCCTGCCATTTGGGTTCGACGGTGCGGTGTTCGTAAGGCATGAGCCGGATAGTTTACACCGCCATGCAAGCGGCCGGCGCGCAGCCCGGCGCGATCGTACGTACCCGTCAGTGACCCGAACCGTCGGAGACCGCGCCACCGTCGGGCAGCGGCGCGGGCGGCAACGGCAGCCCCAGCATCTCGCGGCGCTGGCGGTACAGCGGCTCGCCGTACAGCAGCTCGGACAGGCAGACGTGATAGGGCAGGTAGAAGAGCTTGCGGTTGATGATCATCTCCGCATCTCGTTCGGTGACCACCCGCCGCACGCCGGCCTTCTCGGTCCAGGAGACTTCAAGCTCGATTTTCTTGGCGGTGGTCACTTCGTCGGGCAATCGCTTCCAGTTTTCGTGCAACACCCGGCGCAGGTTCTTCAGCTGGAAATCACCGCTGAAGGCCATCAGCGCCTTGCCCCCGTGCACCGGGTGCTTGGCATCATTTTCCAGCTCGACCGCGCTGACCAGCATCGGTGGCTTGGCCGCTTTTACCTCCAGCGCATCGAAGTAGCCTTGCAGCCCGCACAGGTCGTCGAACCCGATCTGACCGGGCGGGATGGCGCTGAGATCCCGCTGGATGCCGACCCCGCAGGCCAGGATCGCGGTTCCGGAAATCAGGGCACAGGCGACTATCAGGCGTTCGATGCGACGATGGACCATGCGCGCTCGGCAAATTACGGAACGTTTTAAAGCCTGTAAACAAATTGCCCGTTTTTTTTGAGCCGTTTGCCCCCTCACACTTTATCTTGCAAATTCGAGCATCCTCGCCCACGTTAACGCCTGTTCGGGACCGGAACGCTTATCCCTCGTGATGATTGGCCCCTTCGTAAATTTTCTGGCCCAAAATCGGCGGGGCCTGTTCGCCAAGTTGCACGAATTTCTTAACCAAAAGGACCGAACGATGTTCAATAACATTTGCAATACTCACGAGGCGGCCTAAATTGTCCACCGATTTGCGGGAATAAAGGAGCCATGAAAACGTTGCGCCACCCTCCGTCTCGGGAGCTTTGGAAGTTTTGTATGGAGCGCCTGCGGGAACTCCGGGGTATTGACACGCGCGAGCGCGATCTAGCCAACATTCTTGGCTTCGAGCATTCCCGCGCCGTCAGGTGGAAAGAGGGCCAGATGTACGTCGATCGGGCGGAGTATCTGGTCCGCCTCGCCGACGCGTTGGACGTCGACACCATGATGCTGATTGCGCTGGCGTGCGGGACGCTGACGTCCGAGCAGGCGCACCGGCAGCTCGGTCGCGCGGGCAAGACGGACGAAGTCTCGCGCAAGCGCGCCAAGGGTGGCGGAGGAGCCGGCTTACCCAAGCTGGAGGCCGCCGACATAACCGCGGACGCCGCGCAATTCGCCGTCGATCCCGCGCGGGTCGAGAGCGCTACTCGCGGCCTGGTCCTGCTCATTGCCGCCGCCGGCGAAGGCCGTCCGGATCTGACCACGGTCTTGAGCCGGCACGCCGACCTGGGTGGCCTGGTCGCCACCAATGTCGCCAGTGGACTGATGCTGGCCGAGCGCTATCGCCCGGAGCTGATCTTCCTGGACCTGGGCGTGGCGGGGGCGAATGCCTTCGAGGCTTGCCGGGTTTTGTCGGGATTGACCAGCCGTTCGCAGCGACGGTGCCGCGTGGTGGCCGGGACGTCGGTCATGACCGACACCATCGAAAAGCCGGCCCTGATGGCCGGCGCCGCCAACGTGACCTTGTTTCCGTTCGCCGCCGGTCTTTACCAGAGCGAGCTTGATCGCCTGGAAGAGCGCCTGGGCCCGCGCAAAGTCGCGCGTCGTTAGATCGGGACCCTCAAAGGGTCCCGCGCCCCCGCGATGGGCTCCGCCGGTGAAGCCGGCTGCGCCCACGCGTCGTTAGATCGGGACCCTCAAAGGGTCCCGCGCCCCCCGCGATGGGCTCCGCCGGCGAAGCCGGCTGCGCCCACGCGATGGTCGGGCACCACATCGACTTGCCCGCGGCGGCAGGGCAGTGTTAGAGGCACGGAAGCGCATGGACATCAGCGTCATCCTTCCGATCTACAA
This genomic window contains:
- the leuS gene encoding leucine--tRNA ligase, producing MPYEHRTVEPKWQARWKDAGLHKTPNDPTRPKFYALDMFPYPSGAGLHVGHCEGYTATDIITRWKRMQGWNVLHPMGWDAFGLPAENYAIKHGIHPRITTEQSIANFRRQIDAVGFAYDWDREVNTTDPGYVRWTQWIFLQLFKRDLAFEGVIPINWCPSCKTGLANEEVSQGRCERCGSVVERKDMRQWMLRITRYADRLLKDLAEVDWPESTLAMQRNWIGRSEGAEVVFHTATPVAGRELRVFTTRPDTLYGATYMVLAPEHPLVGELTTAAQKEAVARYQTEARYKSDLERTDLGKDKTGVFTGATATNPVNGQSIPIWIADYVLASYGTGAIMAVPAHDERDFAFASKFGLAMVQVVRPVDGTTPDLEQAFVGDGIAVNSGPLDALTTAEAKKKITADLEARGVGKGTVSYRLRDWVFSRQRYWGEPIPLVHCPIHGAVAVPESQLPVRLPDVERYAPTGTGESPLAAIDDWVNTSCPSCGGPAKRETNTMPQWAGSCWYYLRYLDPGNDDAAFDAAKEKQWMAVDLYVGGAEHAVLHLLYARFWHKVLYDMGLVSTKEPFKKLRHQGTVLAYSYQDSLGRYHEPAEIDFRGEQAFLRESDEPLKVTVEKMAKSKMNGVNPDDVIRAYGADVMRLYEMFMGEFELPKPWDPRAIEGVNRFLKRVWRLVEGWEPAVAPKDDRHLILRHKTIKRVTADLERMQFNTAVAAMMEYVNALTADGATREDLLTLVRLVGPYAPHLGDEAWEKLGQSGFLIQASWPTFDEALTQDALVTLGVQVDGKVRGSVEIARDASEGEARSAALGVANVAKHLEGRAIKKFIYKPGRIIGIVSSS